The Saccharomonospora glauca K62 genome has a segment encoding these proteins:
- a CDS encoding NAD(P)-dependent oxidoreductase, translated as MHERPPLSVTVLGLGTMGTALASALLDTGHAVTVWNRTASRATPLITRGAARAGDVGEALAASRVIVTCLLDHASVHDVLDDHASALTGRTLVNVTNTTPEGSAELASWAASHGADFLDGGIMAVPPQIGTPSAFVLYSGSPSALETARPALEAFGDVRYLGSDPSLAALQDTALLSGMYGLFGGILHAFALVRTGGVTARQFAPVLREWLTGMVGWASSAAERIDDGDHARDVASNLAMQATAYEGFLAVARDRGMNPLLLDPLGRLLRRRVAEGFGHEDITGVIDYLTASTNTTGASA; from the coding sequence ATGCACGAACGACCACCTCTCTCCGTGACCGTGCTCGGTCTGGGAACCATGGGCACGGCCCTGGCCTCGGCCCTGCTCGACACGGGCCACGCCGTGACGGTGTGGAACCGCACCGCCTCCAGGGCCACGCCCCTGATCACTCGCGGTGCGGCGCGGGCGGGCGACGTCGGCGAGGCCCTGGCCGCGAGCCGCGTGATCGTCACCTGCCTGCTCGACCACGCCTCGGTCCACGACGTCCTCGACGACCACGCGAGCGCGCTGACCGGGCGCACCCTGGTCAACGTCACCAACACCACGCCCGAGGGCTCCGCCGAGCTGGCGTCCTGGGCCGCCTCCCACGGCGCAGACTTCCTCGACGGCGGCATCATGGCCGTCCCACCGCAGATCGGGACCCCGTCGGCCTTCGTCCTCTACAGCGGCTCGCCCAGCGCCCTGGAGACGGCTCGCCCCGCGCTGGAGGCCTTCGGCGACGTCCGCTACCTCGGCAGCGACCCGAGCCTGGCCGCCTTACAGGACACGGCGCTGCTCAGCGGCATGTACGGCCTGTTCGGCGGCATCCTGCACGCCTTCGCGCTCGTGCGCACCGGCGGTGTCACCGCCCGCCAGTTCGCCCCCGTGCTACGCGAGTGGTTGACCGGCATGGTCGGCTGGGCCTCCTCGGCGGCCGAGCGGATCGACGACGGCGACCACGCCCGTGACGTCGCCTCCAACCTCGCTATGCAAGCCACCGCCTACGAGGGTTTCCTCGCCGTCGCCCGCGACCGTGGGATGAACCCGCTGCTGCTCGACCCCCTGGGACGGCTACTGCGCCGCCGTGTCGCCGAGGGTTTCGGCCACGAGGACATCACCGGCGTCATCGACTACCTCACCGCATCGACGAACACCACAGGAGCTTCGGCATGA
- a CDS encoding arylamine N-acetyltransferase family protein, translating to MTTELTTAIPTLDWNVDALDLDAYLRRIGLPTPSVSVPGLAVLHEAHVRTIPFDNVEVMLGRTPSLELPAIVDKLVRRQRGGYCFEHGLLFAAVLERLGYEVTRCMARVGFDEPDAPLTHLMSLVRLGKERFLVDVGFGSGLLVPLPLTEGAYTDHGGWPFRLRREGPYWLLEAFTNGTWRIGHGFDETPQRLVDYVVANHYIATHPDSPFTRRLIVQRKAHGTCRKLLGREYRVEYADGRPAESREITATELGEVLRSLGIVVDDIELARLRKVYAGK from the coding sequence GTGACGACCGAATTGACGACGGCCATTCCCACGCTGGACTGGAACGTCGACGCCCTCGATCTCGACGCCTACCTGCGCCGGATCGGTCTCCCCACGCCTTCCGTATCGGTGCCGGGACTCGCGGTGTTGCACGAGGCGCATGTGAGAACGATCCCGTTCGACAACGTCGAGGTCATGCTGGGCCGGACTCCGAGCCTGGAACTGCCCGCCATCGTCGACAAACTCGTGCGCCGACAGCGCGGAGGGTACTGCTTCGAACACGGGCTGCTGTTCGCGGCGGTCCTGGAGCGGCTGGGTTACGAGGTCACCCGATGCATGGCGCGGGTGGGCTTCGACGAACCGGACGCGCCGTTGACCCACCTGATGTCGCTCGTCCGGCTCGGCAAGGAACGCTTCCTCGTCGACGTGGGATTCGGGTCGGGCCTGCTGGTGCCGCTTCCGTTGACCGAGGGCGCCTACACCGACCACGGAGGGTGGCCGTTCCGTCTGCGGCGCGAAGGCCCGTACTGGCTGTTGGAGGCCTTCACCAACGGCACCTGGCGGATCGGACACGGCTTCGACGAGACCCCGCAGCGGCTCGTCGACTACGTAGTGGCCAACCACTACATCGCCACACACCCCGACTCACCGTTCACGCGACGGCTCATCGTCCAACGCAAGGCCCACGGGACCTGCCGCAAACTGCTCGGCCGCGAGTACCGGGTCGAATACGCCGACGGGCGCCCGGCCGAGTCGCGGGAGATCACCGCCACCGAGCTGGGCGAGGTGCTGCGTTCCCTGGGCATCGTCGTGGACGACATCGAACTGGCTCGGCTGCGGAAGGTGTACGCGGGGAAGTAA
- a CDS encoding AfsR/SARP family transcriptional regulator codes for MPRYGDPVRFGVLGPLAVWTDAGTPVRVREGKVRALLAVLVLNAGGEVPLGRIVEAVWDGAAPADPANTVQTKISQLRRVLRTAEPGADALVARRGGGYVLDVDDTAVDASRFRLLTARAAGVRDPETKAALLGEALTLWRGEPLAEFDQPVLVAEATRLSQRELAAREELARARLDTGTDVTGLAEELAELVARHPLRERLRALHMHALYREGRQEEALAAFTDLRTRLVDELGAEPGPEISRLYEAILRHDPVLGAPPTKTRRSATEHGNTNLPVPLTELIGRDSAVDAVRAALRRSRLVTLTGPGGVGKTRLAVEVGSRERPTTRDGVWLVELAGLERGHTGRPVPDDHVADALAGVLGIRESVGPGGPAMLDQLVDALRDRRVLLVVDNCEAVLDPVAAVVSRLLRALPELRVLATSREPLGVTGELVWEVPRWAFRTGRRRARRTTTPRPCGGPWPSVRCGCSSPAPGPPIPDSRSPRTPWRPSARSAADSTDCRWRWSWRPPACGGWDPTSCCRDWTIDSGCSPVGRGTCRNGSAPYGLSSSGAGGCWRTRSGWCCGGWPCTPAAPGWPRPKLCARARTWPARTWPISWRGWSTGHSSCESPTAPPPDTGCWSRWPPTASTGSPLPGSSMRPASGTPGCTRSWRRRPTTACAVRTNAAGSQSSTSSRPTSTPPWTPCSPRGNGLPPPGWRPP; via the coding sequence GTGCCTCGCTACGGTGATCCCGTGCGTTTCGGGGTGTTGGGACCACTGGCGGTGTGGACGGACGCGGGCACGCCGGTGCGAGTCCGGGAGGGCAAGGTCCGGGCCTTGCTGGCGGTGTTGGTCCTCAACGCGGGCGGGGAGGTGCCGCTCGGGCGGATCGTCGAGGCGGTGTGGGACGGCGCCGCGCCCGCGGACCCGGCCAACACCGTGCAGACCAAGATCTCCCAACTCCGGCGCGTGCTGCGGACCGCCGAGCCGGGCGCCGACGCGCTGGTGGCGCGGCGCGGCGGCGGCTACGTGCTGGACGTGGACGACACCGCGGTCGACGCCTCTCGTTTCCGGCTGCTGACGGCGCGAGCGGCCGGGGTGCGCGACCCGGAGACCAAGGCCGCGCTGCTCGGCGAGGCGCTCACGTTGTGGCGTGGGGAGCCGTTGGCCGAGTTCGACCAGCCCGTACTCGTCGCCGAGGCCACCCGGTTGTCGCAACGGGAGCTGGCCGCCCGCGAGGAGCTGGCGCGGGCCCGCCTCGACACCGGCACCGACGTCACCGGGCTGGCCGAGGAACTGGCCGAGCTCGTGGCGCGGCACCCGCTGCGGGAACGCCTGCGGGCCCTGCACATGCACGCCCTCTACCGCGAAGGCCGTCAGGAGGAGGCGCTGGCCGCCTTCACCGACCTGCGGACCCGGCTGGTCGACGAGCTCGGCGCCGAACCCGGCCCGGAGATCTCCCGGTTGTACGAGGCGATCTTGCGGCACGATCCCGTACTCGGTGCCCCGCCGACGAAGACGCGCCGGAGCGCGACGGAGCACGGGAACACCAACCTGCCGGTGCCGTTGACCGAGCTCATCGGACGTGACTCCGCCGTCGACGCCGTACGTGCGGCCCTGCGCCGCTCCCGGCTGGTGACCCTCACCGGCCCCGGCGGGGTCGGCAAGACCCGGCTCGCCGTCGAGGTCGGTTCCCGCGAGCGCCCGACGACTCGCGACGGCGTGTGGCTGGTGGAATTGGCCGGGCTCGAACGCGGGCACACCGGACGGCCGGTGCCGGACGACCACGTCGCCGACGCGCTGGCCGGGGTGCTCGGGATCCGGGAGAGCGTCGGCCCCGGTGGGCCCGCGATGCTCGACCAGCTCGTCGACGCGTTGCGCGATCGGCGGGTGCTGCTGGTGGTCGACAACTGCGAAGCGGTGCTCGATCCCGTGGCCGCGGTGGTGAGCCGGCTGTTGCGCGCGTTGCCGGAGTTGCGAGTGCTGGCCACCAGCCGGGAACCCCTCGGAGTGACGGGGGAACTGGTGTGGGAGGTACCCCGCTGGGCATTCCGGACCGGCCGTCGTCGGGCCCGGCGAACCACGACGCCGCGGCCGTGCGGCGGGCCCTGGCCTTCAGTTCGGTGCGGCTGTTCGTCGCCCGCACCCGGGCCGCCGATCCCGGATTCACGCTCACCCCGGACACCGTGGCGGCCGTCAGCGAGATCTGCCGCAGACTCGACGGACTGCCGCTGGCGCTGGAGCTGGCGGCCACCCGCCTGCGGGGGCTGGGACCCCACGAGCTGCTGTCGCGATTGGACGATCGATTCCGGTTGCTCACCCGTGGGCCGCGGGACGTGCCGGAACGGCAGCGCACCCTACGGGCTGTCATCGAGTGGAGCTGGCGGCTGCTGGAGGACCCGGAGCGGGTGGTGTTGCGGCGGTTGGCCGTGCACACCGGCGGCGCCGGGCTGGCCGAGGCCGAAGTTGTGTGCGCGGGCGAGGACGTGGCCCGCGAGGACGTGGCCGATCTCCTGGCGCGGCTGGTCGACCGGTCACTCGTCGTGCGAAAGCCCCACGGCACCGCCACCCGATACCGGTTGCTGGAGTCGGTGGCCGCCTACGGCCTCGACCGGCTCGCCGCTGCCGGGGAGCTCGATGCGACCCGCCTCCGGCACGCCGGGGTGTACGCGGAGCTGGCGGCGGCGGCCGACGACGGCCTGCGCGGTCCGAACCAATGCTGCTGGCTCGCAGAGCTCGACGTCGAGTCGGCCAACCTCCACACCGCCGTGGACACCCTGCTCGCCGCGCGGGAATGGACTGCCGCCGCCCGGATGGCGACCACCCTGA
- a CDS encoding MDR family MFS transporter: MPHRQILKAFTGLLSALLVAMLSSTIVSSALPTILADLHGTQGHYTWVVTAMLLTSTATTPIWGKLSDLFSKKVLYQTAIVIFTVGCVLGGFAQSMPHLIAFRALQGIGMGGLQALIQAVIAAMIAPRDRGRYAGYIGATFAVATVSGPLVGGFIVDSPLGWRWSFWVCVPIAVVSFILLGRTLKLPVVKRDVSIDWLGATLIVGGVAVLLIWITLAGKDFPWWGPHTAALLGGAALLIAAAIVVESKVREPVVPLHLFRNRTFTLSVIGSLAVGTAMFGGTVFLVQYFQIARGFSPTIAGLLTLPMVGGMVGSSTIVGRIVSRVGRTKPFLVAGSLVLLLGLALLSQVDHDTNLWQMGVFLALMGIGVGSVMQNLVLAAQNTVGMSNVGAATATVTFFRTLGGATGVSALGAVLASRVSDLVAQSLAARGVPATGGIPGGGNLDVEALPAPMQEIVRAAYGDATGTLFLISALIAVVTVLAVVFIRETPLRDTLDLDEGPDEEPRPVRPSAAGHRPASGHATNPRLACARPRTDSRPEPRRPMPGAHRPPTPHVTTTRDT; the protein is encoded by the coding sequence ATGCCTCACCGGCAGATCCTCAAAGCCTTCACCGGTCTGCTGTCCGCCTTGCTGGTGGCGATGTTGTCCTCCACCATCGTCTCCAGCGCACTACCCACCATCCTCGCCGACCTGCACGGCACCCAGGGCCACTACACGTGGGTGGTCACCGCGATGCTGCTGACCTCCACGGCCACGACCCCGATCTGGGGCAAGCTGTCGGACCTGTTCAGCAAGAAGGTGCTCTACCAGACGGCGATCGTGATCTTCACCGTCGGCTGTGTGCTCGGTGGCTTCGCCCAGTCCATGCCGCACCTCATCGCCTTCCGTGCCCTGCAGGGCATCGGCATGGGCGGCCTGCAGGCCCTCATCCAGGCCGTCATCGCCGCGATGATCGCACCCCGTGACCGCGGCCGCTACGCCGGTTACATCGGCGCCACCTTCGCCGTCGCCACCGTCTCCGGCCCCCTCGTGGGTGGCTTCATCGTGGACTCGCCGCTCGGCTGGCGCTGGTCGTTCTGGGTGTGCGTCCCCATCGCCGTCGTCTCCTTCATCCTGCTCGGCCGCACCCTGAAACTGCCCGTGGTCAAGCGCGACGTCTCCATCGACTGGCTCGGCGCCACCCTCATCGTCGGCGGCGTGGCCGTGCTGCTGATCTGGATCACCCTCGCGGGCAAGGACTTCCCCTGGTGGGGCCCCCACACGGCCGCACTGCTCGGCGGGGCCGCCCTTCTGATCGCCGCGGCGATCGTCGTCGAGAGCAAGGTGCGGGAACCCGTCGTGCCGCTGCACCTGTTCCGCAACCGCACCTTCACCCTCTCCGTTATCGGGTCCCTCGCCGTGGGCACCGCGATGTTCGGCGGCACCGTCTTCCTGGTGCAGTACTTCCAGATCGCGCGCGGCTTCTCCCCCACGATCGCGGGTCTGCTGACCCTGCCGATGGTGGGAGGCATGGTGGGCTCCTCCACGATCGTCGGCCGGATCGTCTCGCGGGTCGGGCGCACCAAGCCGTTCCTCGTGGCGGGCTCCCTCGTGCTGCTGCTCGGCCTGGCCCTGTTGTCCCAGGTCGACCACGACACCAACCTCTGGCAGATGGGTGTGTTCCTCGCGCTCATGGGTATCGGTGTGGGCTCGGTGATGCAGAACCTCGTGCTCGCCGCGCAGAACACCGTCGGCATGAGCAACGTCGGCGCCGCCACCGCCACCGTGACCTTCTTCCGCACGCTCGGGGGCGCCACCGGAGTCTCCGCCCTCGGCGCGGTGCTCGCCTCGCGGGTGTCCGACCTGGTGGCCCAGTCCCTGGCCGCCCGAGGCGTCCCCGCCACCGGCGGCATCCCCGGTGGCGGCAACCTCGACGTGGAAGCACTGCCCGCGCCGATGCAAGAGATCGTGCGCGCCGCCTACGGCGACGCCACGGGGACACTCTTCCTCATCTCGGCCCTCATCGCGGTGGTCACCGTGCTCGCCGTGGTCTTCATCCGCGAGACACCGCTACGGGACACCCTCGACCTCGACGAGGGCCCCGATGAGGAACCGCGACCGGTGCGGCCCTCCGCCGCCGGGCACCGTCCGGCCTCCGGGCACGCGACCAACCCGCGGCTGGCCTGCGCCCGGCCTCGGACCGACTCCCGGCCCGAACCCCGGCGGCCGATGCCGGGAGCGCATCGCCCGCCCACCCCGCACGTAACCACCACCCGCGACACCTGA
- a CDS encoding NADAR family protein translates to MDTPSTAIAEVIDRIRRGQRVEFLFFWGHRPERDGRVGRGCLSQWWPAPFTVDGREFATAEHYMMWRKAMLFGDRDSAEAILRAPHPRRAKELGRGVRGFDEHRWRQCRYDIVLAGCLAKFGQHTELRRFLLDTGDRVLVEASPVDRIWGIGLAADDPRAEDPSRWRGLNLLGFALTETRERLSSSA, encoded by the coding sequence GTGGACACTCCATCGACGGCCATTGCCGAGGTGATCGACCGGATACGACGGGGACAGCGGGTCGAGTTCCTGTTCTTCTGGGGCCATCGCCCCGAACGGGACGGCCGAGTCGGGCGGGGCTGCCTGAGTCAGTGGTGGCCCGCTCCGTTCACCGTCGACGGCCGGGAGTTCGCCACCGCCGAGCACTACATGATGTGGCGCAAGGCGATGCTGTTCGGCGACCGGGACAGCGCGGAGGCGATCCTGCGGGCGCCCCACCCACGTCGTGCCAAGGAATTGGGTCGCGGGGTCCGGGGCTTCGACGAACACCGATGGCGGCAGTGCCGGTACGACATCGTGCTGGCGGGCTGCCTGGCGAAGTTCGGCCAGCACACTGAGCTGCGCCGGTTCCTGCTCGACACCGGGGACCGGGTACTGGTGGAGGCCAGCCCGGTGGATCGGATCTGGGGAATCGGCCTGGCCGCCGACGATCCCCGCGCCGAGGACCCGAGCCGGTGGCGGGGGCTGAACCTGCTGGGCTTCGCGTTGACCGAGACGCGGGAGAGGCTCTCCTCCTCGGCCTGA
- a CDS encoding alpha/beta fold hydrolase: protein MPRFRATDGVEISYRCWEQDSELPLVLLHHGFGASGRTNWEALGIVRKLVESGRRVATIDARGHGDSDKPHDPAYYGEPRMAEDVVTLLDVLAEPAVDLVGYSMGSIVALLTAARDRRVRRLVVGGVGAGAVELGGVDTRVIPAEALVEALRSDDPASLAGSPAAPFRVFADAIGADRAALAAQAASVHARPIPLNRIEAPTLVLTGDDDPLAARPEVLAGALRTAMVRRVPGNHMSALRAPGFTTELIDFLNAAETPASVAS from the coding sequence ATGCCCCGCTTCCGTGCCACCGATGGCGTCGAGATCTCCTACCGGTGCTGGGAGCAGGACTCCGAGCTGCCGCTGGTGCTGCTGCACCACGGTTTCGGTGCCAGCGGGCGCACGAACTGGGAGGCGCTGGGCATCGTCCGCAAACTCGTCGAGTCGGGACGCCGTGTGGCCACGATCGACGCCAGGGGCCACGGCGACTCCGACAAGCCCCACGACCCGGCCTACTACGGCGAACCGCGCATGGCCGAGGACGTCGTGACGCTGCTCGACGTGCTCGCCGAACCCGCCGTCGATCTGGTGGGGTACTCGATGGGGTCGATCGTCGCGTTGCTCACCGCGGCGCGGGACCGGCGGGTCCGGCGCCTGGTCGTCGGTGGCGTGGGCGCGGGAGCCGTGGAGCTCGGCGGGGTGGACACGCGGGTGATTCCCGCCGAGGCGTTGGTGGAGGCGTTGCGGTCCGACGACCCGGCCTCGCTCGCCGGTTCCCCGGCCGCCCCGTTCCGGGTCTTCGCCGACGCGATCGGTGCCGACCGGGCGGCGTTGGCGGCCCAGGCGGCCTCCGTGCACGCCCGGCCGATCCCGCTCAACCGCATCGAGGCCCCCACGCTCGTGCTCACCGGCGACGACGACCCGCTGGCCGCGCGTCCCGAGGTGCTCGCCGGAGCCCTGCGCACCGCGATGGTGCGCAGGGTGCCCGGAAACCACATGAGTGCCCTGCGCGCCCCCGGCTTCACCACCGAGCTGATCGACTTCCTCAACGCCGCCGAGACCCCGGCGAGCGTGGCGTCCTGA
- a CDS encoding DUF4383 domain-containing protein: protein MSQDVSPQVSDEHRLVRVFALVVGIVFVLVGVAGFVPGLTEGVGEMTFAGPDSDAFLFGVFAVSILHNLVHLLFGVAGIAAATRAAASRGYLIVGGGVYLLLWVYGVGTHDDSAANFVPLNRADDWLHLGLGLGMIGLGVLATTVERRHNVYPEPPEEREAQS from the coding sequence GTGTCGCAGGATGTCAGCCCTCAGGTGTCGGACGAGCACCGTCTGGTCCGGGTGTTCGCCCTCGTCGTCGGAATCGTGTTCGTCCTCGTCGGTGTCGCGGGTTTCGTGCCCGGACTCACCGAGGGGGTCGGGGAGATGACGTTCGCGGGCCCCGATTCGGACGCGTTCCTCTTCGGAGTGTTCGCCGTGTCGATCCTGCACAACCTGGTGCACCTGCTGTTCGGCGTCGCGGGGATCGCGGCGGCCACCCGCGCGGCCGCCTCACGCGGCTACCTCATCGTCGGCGGAGGTGTCTACCTGTTGCTGTGGGTCTACGGGGTCGGCACCCACGACGACAGCGCGGCGAACTTCGTGCCGCTCAACCGTGCCGACGACTGGCTCCACCTCGGCCTGGGGCTCGGCATGATCGGGCTCGGGGTGCTGGCGACGACGGTCGAACGACGGCACAACGTGTATCCGGAACCGCCCGAGGAACGCGAAGCGCAGTCGTAG
- a CDS encoding amidohydrolase family protein: MLVLYRRIVSRRVTIKLVGPTAVGLAAVLTTGLAAVPHPRAAAETEVIPVTVTEGTNLTAAAAPDGSVVMDLQGLLFRVPEGGGKAERLTSVEDEAAMPDVGPDGRIAYQSYADGRFHIWITDADGGNPVQLTHGGFDDREPRWSPDGTTIAFSSDRGGTYDIWTVDVVTGELTRRTDDPGQEYTPTWHPDGRSLAYVGDEGIAEVAADGTTRTLVPAPDGEVILHAPSWSPDGERLAYVRQEGTRADLVVDDRAVTDDEDVFLFAAEWLDDHRVLYTADGALRTRDLEAGTTRDVPFEATFELPRVDYRRKEHDFDDRSRHRVRGILTPALSPDARQVAFVALNDLWLMPIDGKPRRLTHDQFAESNPVFSPDGRYLAYAADRAGTPDLYVRDLRNGRERRVTALDGAEVSPAFSPDGRKLAFQDQDGATYVLDLRTGKVRQVVSSLFGPGRPSWSADGKTLAFAAVKPYSARFREGTSQILTVDVATGQLTYHAPGEDHASISTRGDDGPVWSPDGRSMAFVVDSTLRIMPVAADGTPRGPARELNGEIADAPSWSGDSTRLLYLSNGTLRLADVTTGKARDIDVPLYYRPDVARGRTVIHAGAFWDGESRGLRHDVDIVVRDNRIESVTPHRESTHHRGRFVDASDLTVMPGLMDSHVHQEYESRFYGDRQGRISLAYGITSTLSVGDQVYRALEDRESLDSGARVGPRFYATGEPIDGSRVYYNFMRPTTSDEQVEWELSRAKALDYDMIKTYVRLPADRMRTVIDTAHELGVPSASHYLSPGAHLGQDGTTHLAATQRLGYARTLTATATTYGDVVALYGKGERSVTATLFTTEFLGAEEIGSDPRLALYPSWTREKLLDETRDNTAPPSDPNCEGADCREVQALRAIADAGGRVVAGTDAPLTYVGIGVHANLRELVGYGWTPYDALRTATVNAAENLGVAEDVGTLEPGKLADLLLVRGDPLRDIDAAMRVEATMVGGHLYTRDELLAPYTRDHGVTTASATVGEDAAPAPATVVSEWADPEAGSRYWWHAPEVVAADYAHSCSAYDHLGRSHVHP, translated from the coding sequence ATACTCGTGCTCTACCGCAGGATCGTGTCACGCCGCGTGACCATCAAGCTCGTGGGGCCGACCGCCGTGGGACTCGCGGCCGTGCTCACCACCGGATTGGCGGCCGTGCCGCATCCGCGTGCCGCGGCCGAGACCGAGGTGATCCCGGTGACCGTCACCGAGGGCACCAACCTCACCGCCGCTGCCGCGCCGGACGGCAGCGTGGTCATGGACCTGCAGGGGCTGCTCTTCCGGGTCCCCGAGGGTGGTGGGAAGGCCGAGCGGCTGACCTCGGTGGAGGACGAAGCCGCGATGCCCGACGTGGGACCGGACGGCCGTATCGCCTACCAGAGCTACGCCGACGGCCGGTTCCACATCTGGATCACCGACGCGGACGGCGGCAACCCGGTGCAGCTCACCCACGGCGGGTTCGACGACCGGGAACCCCGTTGGTCGCCCGACGGCACCACGATCGCGTTCTCGTCCGACCGCGGTGGCACCTACGACATCTGGACCGTCGACGTCGTCACCGGCGAGCTCACCCGCCGCACCGACGACCCCGGACAGGAGTACACCCCCACCTGGCATCCCGACGGGCGGAGCCTGGCCTACGTCGGGGACGAGGGAATCGCCGAGGTGGCCGCCGACGGCACCACTCGTACCCTCGTCCCCGCACCCGACGGCGAGGTGATCCTGCACGCTCCTTCCTGGTCGCCGGACGGCGAGCGGCTGGCCTACGTGCGCCAGGAGGGCACTCGCGCCGATCTCGTCGTCGACGACCGCGCCGTCACCGACGACGAGGACGTGTTCCTCTTCGCCGCCGAGTGGCTCGACGACCACCGGGTGCTCTACACCGCCGACGGCGCGCTGCGCACCCGCGACCTTGAGGCGGGAACCACCCGCGACGTGCCGTTCGAGGCGACGTTCGAGCTGCCGCGCGTCGACTACCGGCGCAAGGAGCACGATTTCGACGACCGCTCGCGCCACCGCGTGCGCGGCATCCTCACCCCGGCGTTGTCACCGGACGCGCGGCAGGTGGCGTTCGTGGCGTTGAACGACCTGTGGCTCATGCCGATCGACGGCAAGCCGCGCCGGCTCACCCACGACCAGTTCGCCGAGAGCAACCCGGTGTTCTCCCCCGACGGGCGGTACCTCGCCTACGCCGCCGACCGCGCCGGTACTCCCGACCTGTACGTGCGGGATCTGCGTAATGGTCGGGAGCGTCGGGTCACCGCGCTCGACGGTGCCGAGGTGTCCCCCGCGTTCTCGCCGGACGGGAGGAAGCTGGCCTTCCAGGACCAGGACGGCGCCACCTACGTGCTCGACCTGCGCACCGGGAAGGTGCGGCAGGTGGTGTCGTCGTTGTTCGGCCCCGGACGGCCGAGCTGGTCGGCCGACGGGAAGACGCTGGCGTTCGCGGCGGTCAAGCCGTATTCGGCGCGGTTCCGGGAAGGCACCAGCCAGATCCTCACCGTCGACGTCGCCACCGGGCAGCTGACCTACCACGCTCCCGGTGAGGACCACGCCTCGATCTCCACGCGCGGCGACGACGGTCCGGTGTGGTCGCCGGACGGACGGTCGATGGCGTTCGTGGTCGACTCCACGTTGCGGATCATGCCGGTGGCCGCCGACGGTACCCCGCGCGGCCCGGCCCGCGAACTCAACGGGGAGATCGCCGACGCGCCCTCCTGGAGCGGGGACTCCACGCGGCTGCTGTATCTGTCGAATGGGACTCTGCGGCTGGCCGACGTCACCACCGGCAAGGCCCGAGACATCGACGTGCCCTTGTACTACCGGCCCGACGTCGCGCGGGGTCGCACCGTCATCCATGCCGGGGCGTTCTGGGACGGCGAGAGCCGAGGACTGCGTCACGACGTCGACATCGTCGTGCGGGACAACCGCATCGAGTCGGTGACCCCGCATCGCGAGAGCACCCATCACCGCGGCCGGTTCGTCGACGCCTCCGACCTCACCGTGATGCCCGGACTCATGGACTCCCATGTCCACCAGGAGTACGAGTCCCGCTTCTACGGCGACCGACAGGGCCGCATCAGCCTCGCCTACGGCATCACCTCCACCCTGTCGGTGGGCGACCAGGTGTATCGGGCGCTGGAGGACCGTGAGTCACTCGACTCCGGAGCCCGCGTCGGCCCCCGCTTCTACGCCACCGGCGAGCCGATCGACGGCTCGCGCGTCTACTACAACTTCATGCGCCCCACCACCAGTGACGAGCAGGTGGAGTGGGAGTTGTCGCGGGCAAAGGCCCTCGACTACGACATGATCAAGACCTATGTGCGGTTGCCCGCCGACCGCATGCGAACGGTGATCGACACGGCCCACGAGCTGGGGGTGCCCTCGGCGTCGCACTACCTGTCGCCCGGCGCGCACCTCGGCCAGGACGGCACCACTCACCTGGCCGCCACTCAGCGCCTCGGCTACGCGCGCACGCTCACGGCCACCGCCACCACCTACGGTGACGTCGTCGCCCTCTACGGGAAGGGTGAGCGTTCGGTGACGGCCACGCTGTTCACCACCGAGTTCCTGGGTGCCGAGGAGATCGGCTCCGACCCGAGGCTGGCGCTGTATCCGTCGTGGACCCGCGAGAAGCTGCTCGACGAGACCCGCGATAACACCGCTCCGCCGTCGGACCCGAACTGCGAGGGCGCCGACTGCCGCGAGGTGCAAGCCCTGCGGGCCATCGCCGACGCGGGAGGCCGCGTGGTCGCGGGTACCGACGCGCCGCTGACGTACGTGGGGATAGGGGTGCACGCCAACCTGCGGGAGCTCGTCGGCTACGGCTGGACCCCGTACGACGCGCTGCGCACCGCCACCGTCAACGCCGCCGAGAACCTCGGGGTCGCCGAGGACGTGGGCACGCTGGAGCCGGGCAAGCTGGCCGACCTGCTGCTGGTGCGGGGCGACCCGCTGCGGGACATCGACGCCGCGATGCGCGTCGAGGCCACTATGGTCGGCGGCCACCTGTACACCCGCGACGAGCTGCTGGCGCCCTACACCCGCGATCACGGCGTCACCACGGCGTCCGCGACCGTCGGCGAGGACGCCGCTCCCGCCCCGGCCACGGTGGTGTCGGAGTGGGCGGACCCCGAGGCGGGGTCGCGTTACTGGTGGCACGCCCCCGAGGTGGTCGCCGCCGACTACGCCCACTCCTGCAGTGCCTACGACCACCTCGGCCGCTCCCACGTTCACCCGTGA